In Setaria italica strain Yugu1 chromosome IX, Setaria_italica_v2.0, whole genome shotgun sequence, the genomic stretch GGTGCTGCGgtgtcggcgtcggcggggacggggacggcgaATTCTCGTCACGGCTGACCATCCACTTGGCGGCGCACTTGCCTGCTGGCGGCGACGCCGCTGCAGCAGGGGCGGCGTcggacgcggcggccgcgcgcatctcggcggcgcggacggccgCGATGATCCGCCGCAGCGTCTTGAGGTCCTCGTCGCACTTCTCCAGCGCGCCCAGCAGCTTCCGCCGCTTCTCCGCGGCCGTCTCCGGCGCtgggggcggaggaggcgggcgggtCGGGACGAcgaccggccgcggcgccgcggcggcggcgggcgagggcggcgcggaCTCCTCCAGGCCCATGAGGCGCGCcacgatggccggcggcggcggccgggggctgTCGCAGCTGGAGCGCCGGTGCTCCGGCGCGATCGTCGGGCTCCGCGGCGCGTCGCAGGACCGCCGCCGCCTTACAGCAGCCGGAGCCGGCTGCTGCGGCTTCTGTGTCAGCTTGACTGGAGAAACAGCAGGTGacgccggggccgccgccgccgcctttttGGTTGGCGAGGACGGCTGCGATGCCGCCGAGGCCTGCGCCGCATTGTGCTTGGCGGTGAGGCGCTTCCGGTGGTGGCTGCGGTGGTACGGGGAgatgaggcggaggaggccggccaTGCACCCAATGCCCCGCCTCGGCGC encodes the following:
- the LOC101765806 gene encoding uncharacterized protein LOC101765806, which gives rise to MQPPQPEPAHRRASSSACSTAPRRGIGCMAGLLRLISPYHRSHHRKRLTAKHNAAQASAASQPSSPTKKAAAAAPASPAVSPVKLTQKPQQPAPAAVRRRRSCDAPRSPTIAPEHRRSSCDSPRPPPPAIVARLMGLEESAPPSPAAAAAPRPVVVPTRPPPPPPAPETAAEKRRKLLGALEKCDEDLKTLRRIIAAVRAAEMRAAAASDAAPAAAASPPAGKCAAKWMVSRDENSPSPSPPTPTPQHHKPRAGEQQQHPSPDSVLDAISSPRFPCRTRPSPCTDHDAGGKAGCSGNGAAAPTAVRSKIVKPSRTLVFTGDYCKIKSCDESTLQLHLHAVHYPVPLLVGMPRSAGAESRRHHRRRWELEAAAAGRVISRAMVESVGEAMWGPPQGDDEQRRERGRVAAALERAIVEDLVADLLTDLLAQSGRGLGTGCRKRLRF